tgttgttttacttttagGTTTAGACATTTCCATATGCATATTTCTCCATCATCAGGACGTTAAAAGGAGACGGCAACAAATATTGGGACGACACAAGTACCATCACCGAAAAGTCCTCTTCGCCTCCTAAGTCATCCACTTCGACCctaccttcttttctttttttttttccttttgttaaatTCCTTTTCCTATAAAcccatattaaaaatatatattcattgatgAATATATCTTACTTGTTGTGCTTTATTTTagtgaaaatattcaaaatattcagTCTTATCAATTAGTTAGTTATTTTTTGGTCCACAAATAGAGTGAAGTTAGAGATAAAATATCGTCCATAACATTGAGTGTtgatttatagttttctaaactttttaatCTCAATTTGTGGTGCTAGTtcgactcaaaaaaaaaaaaaaaaaaaaaaaaNAGGGAGCAAGGTTAGCACCAATACAAtgaataaaagacaaaaaaacgttgacgagaagaaaaaacactaaaaacaaatgaatatagTTAAGAAAATAGTACTCTCATTATTCGAATACTTTCCCCCATTTATCTATTAATGTTGATTAAATAACGTTCCTCAAGTCAAAGTCACGAGGGTTCTTGTCCacaaatgtttatatttttactattttatttttattatttctaagcaatattcaaaatatatattagctCAACAGTGATGATATTTACAAATCGTATTCCAGCCCGTTTAAATCTGGATGACATGATAACATCATTTGTAAAAAACTATTACTCAAAAAATTAGACCCATTGCAGCATCTACAACACAATAAAATCACCACGAACTGCTCTACTatctaattaaaaattttaaattaagttgCATCCATAGTCTGGTCTGGTGGGTAGATATAACATAGTCTACGATGAGAAACCCCGCATTGATACTCTTTAGATATTCCACCAACCTATTGGATTCTTTCAAtgctaaattaaattttatacaaaatctaaataaaagaaacaaataagagGCCGCACTATAAGCAAGTGCATAATAGtttgaaatatatttgtaattgtaAACCATATACGTATgtacttctttataaaaatatagaaattactAGTAAAGTACtagaataaaataagaaaaagcgTTTCACTTTCCCACTATATAAATAGGAAGagattacacacacaaaaaccacaaacacaccaaaacaCACTTCTATCAActcaaaatacaaacaaaaatggtgatgatgaaggcCACATGGGTTTCCGTTTTGGTCCTCGCGGCGGTCCTCCTAGTGGTTCTACTCCCCGCGGCTGAAGCCGTGACATGCTCGCCTATGCAACTAAGCCCATGTGCAGCGGCAATAACGTCGTCTTCTCCACCATCGGCGTTGTGCTGTGCTAAGCTCAAAGAGCAGAAGCCATGCCTATGTAGTTACATGAGAAACCCTAGCCTCCGTCGCTTCGTAAGCACTCCCAACGCTCGTAAAGTCTCTAAAAGTTGCAGACTCGCCATCCCGAGGTGTTGAATAATCAAAGAAGCGTTTGATGTTTTATGgtcattctatatatatatggtatgaATTTTACttttggtgtgtgtgtttaAAGATGTTATTTATGATCACTAAGTAGTAGAGTTGAGTAAGTTGTACTCTTACGAATAACAATGTGTGGTGATGCTTTGTATGcatcttattttcaatttttgctATCTTATTCTGGTTGTTGTTGATATATGTTGGCGTGATAATAAGATGGagtaatatatttcataaacacAAAAGAATCAATTATGGGTACATGAAAATCACTGTACAAGAACACACCAACCTGTCTGGTCTGAGACACAAACTCCAACTAGTTAGTAGTACTCACAAGAGAAAATCTACGATATCGACTGGTTTTGCTGCACTTGCATCTTTGTCAGATCGTCGTCGTGATCTATGCTTACTACttttctctccattttttttcttcgtcttcttgtcttttctcaAGCTCTGTTCTTTGGTCCCTGAATCAAGACTTCTCTCGGGGttgtctttttctctttccttctcctTCCCTTTCCCCATTAGAGCTGTCTGGATCGCACGAGACAGAGGTTCATGATTACTACTACCGTCTGGCTTCATCTTTATGTCATCTCCTTCGTCCAGTTTCACCACTACAGGTCTCGGTTTCGAttggttcatcttcttcttggggTTAAATGAGTCCGCTAATATCTCATTCGCTGGTGGGTATTCGTTCagcgtgttgttgttgttgccattGCTATCATCGTGGTCGTCGCTCTTCTGAGAGGAAAGGTAGTACAAGCCATGACGTTTTCTGTGTTCCGCAAGTAAGGATGCAGATTCAGGCGGAtgggatgaagatgatgatgaggctTCTAGTTGATCACTGATTCTAAGTTTAGCAACAGAGAAGCTAATTTTTTCTGAGGATGAGAACGAATTTGAATTTGAGTCCACAACTGGTTTGAGAAATTCTCCGCAAATCTCTTGCAGATCTTCAAGATTCTCATTCAGCTCTAACCCATCCGGCAAGGGAACTTTTTCCTGTGCAGTTGAAGAAACAGGGCCAAGCTCCTCTGAGAAGACATCTTCCATGAATGCTACAGCTCTAGAAGCCTCTATTACACTCTCTGGGGATGTTACTTTCTCGATTATTTTGTGCTTTATCATACCGGTGAATCCTAGAACGTTCTTAGCTCTCTCCTGCACTTCAACATCCAGGGTCCCAGATAGCGAACACAGCCCAAGCTCAATCATATCCACCAGACTCGATATAGATTCATATGTGAAAGCATTCACCAATGAAGAAACATAGTTAGTAGACTCCTCAACCAAGGGCGAGGACGTGGAATCCTGGGCTGAGAAGTACGCCTTGAGACTGAAGACGAGAACTTTGAAAGTGGAATGTATGTAGATTGCTCTAATTGAAGGCGGTAAGAGTGACGTACGTGGTTGCAGAAGCGCCTCTGCAATGTCATAAGAAGTCTTAGAGAACTCGACATATTCCCCTGAAGCCCAAGCTGCAGCGGACAAAATAGGGTGCAAGAACTGATTACCA
The Camelina sativa cultivar DH55 chromosome 15, Cs, whole genome shotgun sequence DNA segment above includes these coding regions:
- the LOC109129029 gene encoding non-specific lipid-transfer protein 2-like → MVMMKATWVSVLVLAAVLLVVLLPAAEAVTCSPMQLSPCAAAITSSSPPSALCCAKLKEQKPCLCSYMRNPSLRRFVSTPNARKVSKSCRLAIPRC